From Thalassotalea euphylliae, the proteins below share one genomic window:
- a CDS encoding nuclear transport factor 2 family protein — protein sequence MARLPVWLTLTLLLSSLLIENKALADHRAPADARQQSPSQVEQAIKRAVLDYIESQIQVKPELMARGLDKALAKRTYWRDKAGNEKIVETSHDFMVELANWYNKKGDKFSANPRIEIDIYDIDQRVASVKLTVDKWIDYMHLYQNDQGQWKVLNVLWQYHDTNKHQSKARQ from the coding sequence ATGGCTCGACTTCCAGTTTGGCTAACACTTACACTGCTACTCAGTAGCTTACTTATTGAAAACAAGGCACTCGCGGATCACCGAGCACCTGCTGATGCCCGCCAGCAAAGCCCTTCTCAGGTAGAGCAAGCCATAAAGCGCGCTGTACTCGACTATATTGAGTCACAAATTCAGGTTAAGCCTGAGTTAATGGCAAGAGGGCTAGATAAAGCGTTAGCAAAGCGCACCTATTGGCGAGATAAAGCGGGAAATGAAAAAATTGTCGAAACCAGCCATGATTTTATGGTTGAACTCGCCAACTGGTATAACAAGAAAGGCGATAAATTCTCAGCAAATCCACGCATTGAAATTGATATTTACGACATTGATCAACGAGTGGCCTCTGTTAAGCTAACTGTTGATAAGTGGATTGATTACATGCACCTGTATCAAAACGATCAAGGTCAATGGAAAGTGCTTAACGTGCTTTGGCAATACCACGACACGAATAAACACCAGAGCAAGGCTCGCCAATAA
- a CDS encoding GbsR/MarR family transcriptional regulator, giving the protein MHIAAEYQAMKVSPMTQSLILHFGEMGSKWGLNRTLGQMYALIVLTQEPLNADQISECLQISRSNVSMGLKELKSWNLIKLQHIPGDRKEYFSAPSDVWEIARTLVVERRKRELDPTLSMMRDALLQSPSNEADRYVQQRVQEMHDLMEMVTLWSNELQGMSSEKLAALLKLGEGVGKLLDMKDKLLPNKKA; this is encoded by the coding sequence GTGCACATAGCAGCGGAGTATCAAGCAATGAAAGTATCCCCCATGACCCAATCGTTAATCCTTCACTTTGGTGAAATGGGTTCAAAATGGGGCCTTAACCGCACGCTTGGTCAAATGTACGCACTGATTGTACTAACTCAAGAACCACTGAACGCCGACCAAATAAGTGAGTGCTTACAAATTTCACGCTCTAACGTTTCTATGGGATTAAAAGAATTAAAATCGTGGAACTTGATCAAGCTCCAGCATATTCCCGGCGATAGAAAAGAATATTTCTCTGCCCCTAGTGATGTTTGGGAGATCGCGCGGACACTGGTGGTCGAACGCCGCAAGCGCGAGTTAGACCCCACGCTTTCCATGATGCGCGATGCTTTATTGCAATCGCCAAGTAATGAAGCAGATCGCTACGTACAACAGCGCGTGCAGGAAATGCACGACCTGATGGAAATGGTTACTTTATGGTCAAACGAGCTCCAAGGGATGTCATCGGAAAAACTCGCCGCCTTGTTAAAACTGGGCGAAGGCGTTGGCAAGCTGCTGGATATGAAAGACAAACTGCTACCCAACAAGAAAGCTTAA
- a CDS encoding cytochrome ubiquinol oxidase subunit I, whose product MISFAPLAFMELASDTGLMLSRIQFAANISFHILFPTINIALCWILVFFKWRYNRTQDDAWLRVYRFWVRIFALTFAIGVVSGITMSFQFGTNWPGYMEKVGNIAGPLLGYEVMTAFFLEASFLSIMLFGMDRVSNRVHTIATVLVAVGTSLSAFWILVLNSWMQTPAGFEMIDGVAHVTSWYEVVFNPSMPYRLGHMLLASALTAAFLIAGISAYRLLKGDKKSSVKYALNFSVVLAAILMPLQAFVGDLHGLNTFDHQPAKVAAMEGVWQTERGAPLLLFAVPDEAMRTNHFEVAIPNLASLILTHELDGEIRGLDEFKGEHPPVAPVFYSFRLMIGIGLLMLAMSWLASYQFTLKKRYPTWLLKATVAMTFSGWVATLAGWYVTEIGRQPYLVSGVLTTKEAATGIAPENIALSLTLYLLVYGFLLVAYIKTLFVMADRAVKLEAANPKLADMQQADAPSEASSKTLSTPASAQ is encoded by the coding sequence ATGATTTCTTTTGCTCCACTCGCCTTTATGGAACTGGCTTCTGACACTGGCTTGATGCTGTCTCGCATCCAATTTGCCGCCAATATCAGTTTTCATATCTTGTTTCCCACCATCAACATCGCCTTGTGTTGGATACTCGTGTTTTTTAAGTGGCGTTATAACCGCACACAAGACGATGCTTGGCTGCGAGTCTATCGCTTTTGGGTACGAATATTCGCCCTGACCTTCGCCATTGGGGTCGTCAGTGGCATTACCATGTCGTTCCAGTTTGGTACCAATTGGCCGGGCTACATGGAGAAAGTCGGCAATATCGCTGGCCCATTGTTGGGTTATGAGGTGATGACAGCATTCTTTTTAGAAGCTTCATTCTTATCCATCATGCTTTTTGGCATGGATAGAGTCTCAAATCGTGTGCACACCATTGCCACGGTGCTCGTCGCTGTTGGCACTAGCTTGTCGGCCTTCTGGATTTTAGTGCTCAACTCTTGGATGCAAACCCCCGCTGGTTTTGAAATGATCGACGGTGTTGCCCATGTGACGAGTTGGTACGAGGTCGTGTTTAATCCCTCCATGCCCTACCGCCTTGGCCACATGCTACTTGCCTCTGCGCTAACCGCTGCCTTTCTTATTGCCGGTATCTCAGCGTATCGTTTACTCAAAGGCGATAAAAAATCATCGGTCAAATATGCGCTTAATTTCTCCGTGGTGCTGGCAGCTATCCTGATGCCATTGCAGGCTTTTGTCGGTGATTTGCACGGTCTAAACACCTTTGACCATCAGCCAGCGAAAGTTGCCGCAATGGAAGGCGTATGGCAAACCGAGCGCGGTGCGCCACTCTTGTTATTCGCGGTGCCTGACGAAGCAATGCGCACCAATCATTTTGAAGTGGCAATTCCCAATTTGGCGAGCCTTATCCTTACCCATGAGCTTGACGGTGAAATTCGTGGCCTCGATGAATTTAAAGGTGAGCACCCGCCAGTCGCTCCAGTGTTTTACAGCTTCCGATTGATGATTGGTATTGGCCTGTTGATGCTGGCCATGTCATGGCTAGCAAGCTATCAGTTTACGCTGAAAAAGCGCTACCCTACTTGGCTACTTAAAGCGACTGTTGCCATGACCTTTTCTGGCTGGGTAGCCACGCTGGCAGGCTGGTACGTCACCGAAATTGGCCGCCAACCCTATTTAGTATCAGGCGTGCTTACCACCAAGGAAGCTGCCACAGGTATCGCCCCTGAAAATATCGCCTTGTCGCTGACCTTGTATTTGCTGGTTTATGGCTTCTTACTGGTAGCCTATATCAAAACCTTGTTTGTGATGGCTGATCGCGCCGTTAAGCTTGAAGCGGCAAACCCTAAATTGGCCGATATGCAGCAAGCAGACGCGCCAAGCGAAGCGTCAAGTAAAACACTAAGCACGCCCGCAAGTGCGCAGTAA
- a CDS encoding YncE family protein: MTTTITVGTVFMRYLTLTLTFLLTLATSLAAIAALSGTLVVVNKRGDNMSFIDLGSRQVVATRATGKGPHEVAVTKDGKWAVVTDYVGGNSLSVFDIVQAKKVRTIDLSQYPWPHGILFLADQKRVAVSAEGADAVVIANIFSGEITQALNTEQKGSHMVALTGRTDKVYTTNMQSNSVSELSIDEGKLLRQISMPETPEAIAISANGDELWVGSNKAGLVTVFNTATGEQLKQWRDYTFPYRILLSQDEKYAVIPDFRQNTLDIIENATKKRLKRIQFPEKTTPNGVIFAPDQRTLFMSAYDQNKVFVIDVPSGKVKFELPAGDGPDGIGYSPFTLGQ; encoded by the coding sequence GTGACAACGACAATAACAGTAGGCACGGTATTTATGCGCTACCTCACTTTAACATTGACTTTTCTTCTCACCCTTGCCACTTCGCTAGCCGCTATAGCAGCGCTCTCTGGTACTTTAGTTGTGGTCAACAAGCGGGGCGATAATATGAGCTTTATCGACCTAGGTAGTCGCCAAGTTGTTGCAACCAGAGCAACCGGCAAGGGCCCGCACGAAGTGGCGGTCACTAAAGATGGTAAATGGGCGGTTGTCACCGATTATGTGGGGGGTAATAGCTTGTCGGTATTTGATATTGTGCAAGCGAAAAAGGTGCGCACTATCGATCTAAGCCAATACCCTTGGCCACACGGCATTTTGTTTTTAGCTGATCAAAAACGGGTTGCAGTTTCTGCCGAAGGTGCCGATGCGGTAGTCATTGCCAATATCTTTAGCGGCGAGATCACCCAAGCGCTCAATACCGAGCAAAAAGGCTCGCATATGGTGGCACTAACAGGTCGCACCGACAAAGTGTACACCACCAATATGCAATCCAATTCAGTGTCTGAGCTGTCTATTGATGAAGGTAAGTTACTCAGACAAATTTCCATGCCTGAAACACCAGAGGCGATTGCGATTAGCGCTAATGGCGACGAGCTTTGGGTTGGTAGCAACAAAGCAGGTTTAGTCACTGTGTTTAACACGGCAACCGGCGAACAGCTCAAACAGTGGCGTGATTACACCTTTCCCTACCGCATCTTACTGAGCCAAGATGAAAAATACGCTGTTATCCCAGACTTTCGTCAAAACACCTTAGACATTATTGAAAATGCGACAAAAAAGCGCCTAAAACGCATCCAGTTTCCAGAAAAAACAACGCCGAATGGCGTGATTTTCGCCCCTGATCAGCGCACCTTGTTTATGTCAGCCTATGATCAAAATAAAGTATTCGTTATTGACGTTCCCAGCGGTAAAGTGAAGTTTGAACTGCCCGCTGGTGATGGCCCAGACGGCATTGGTTACTCGCCGTTTACACTAGGCCAGTAA
- a CDS encoding cytochrome d ubiquinol oxidase subunit II, which translates to MESSTLNWLPMVFIALMGLSFLVYAILDGYDLGVGVLLPTDKAPANQAARDKMIYSIGPFWDANETWLVLAIGLMLIAFPKAHSIVLQALYLPTALMLFGLILRGVSFDFRTKAPSKDKHKWDLAFKAGSLIATLCQGYMLGRYVTAFDTSTAATLFALLSAICVTAGYCYVGAAWLVMKTEGELQKRSAKWAIWSNRFMALGIIAVCIANLSIDPVIADKWLGFPQVFVLIPLVMLFGFMFVTVELYLRKVPIADDLGCWYPFVCAIIIFTLCFCGLAYSFYPYIVPNQLTIFEAASAPASLLVIFWGAVIVLPVIIGYTIFAYKVFWGKTSQLNY; encoded by the coding sequence ATGGAAAGCTCAACGTTAAACTGGTTACCTATGGTGTTTATCGCACTGATGGGCTTATCGTTTTTAGTGTACGCCATTTTAGATGGTTATGATTTAGGGGTCGGTGTGTTACTACCAACCGATAAAGCGCCGGCAAACCAAGCCGCGCGCGATAAAATGATCTACTCCATTGGCCCGTTTTGGGATGCCAATGAAACTTGGCTCGTACTTGCCATTGGCTTGATGCTGATAGCCTTCCCCAAAGCCCATTCAATTGTGCTGCAAGCGCTTTATTTACCGACTGCGCTTATGCTGTTTGGCTTAATTTTGCGCGGTGTTTCCTTTGATTTTCGCACTAAAGCACCGAGTAAAGACAAACATAAATGGGATTTAGCCTTTAAGGCTGGCTCATTGATCGCCACCCTTTGCCAAGGCTATATGCTAGGTCGATACGTCACGGCCTTTGACACGAGTACAGCCGCAACGTTATTCGCATTGTTATCAGCCATTTGCGTTACTGCAGGCTATTGCTATGTCGGCGCGGCGTGGCTTGTAATGAAAACCGAAGGTGAATTGCAAAAACGTTCGGCAAAATGGGCAATTTGGTCGAATCGCTTTATGGCATTAGGAATTATTGCAGTTTGTATAGCAAACCTATCAATCGATCCCGTCATCGCTGATAAATGGCTGGGCTTTCCGCAAGTTTTTGTGTTGATCCCCTTAGTGATGCTGTTTGGCTTTATGTTTGTCACCGTTGAGCTCTACCTGCGCAAAGTCCCTATAGCGGACGATCTGGGCTGCTGGTACCCCTTTGTGTGTGCAATTATTATTTTTACTTTGTGCTTCTGTGGTTTAGCGTACAGCTTTTACCCGTATATCGTGCCCAACCAACTCACCATTTTTGAAGCCGCCAGTGCGCCAGCATCACTGCTGGTGATTTTCTGGGGGGCAGTGATTGTATTGCCGGTGATTATTGGCTACACGATTTTTGCGTATAAAGTGTTTTGGGGTAAAACCAGTCAGTTAAATTACTAG